GGGCAGTGTGAGGAGCGCGTATGACTCGGCACATGCGAACCGCATTCGTCGCCGGCGCTACTGGATACACCGGGCGCGAGGTCGTACGGCAGCTCCGGCAACAGGGCGTCCGGACGATCGCGCACGTTCGCCCCGGCTCGCGGGCGAGCGGCTGGGCCGACGCGTTTCGGCGATGGGGCGCGGAGGTGGCCGAGGTTGCCTGGGAGCCCGAGGCGCTCCGGGGAGCGATCGAGGTCGCAAGGCCCGACGCGGTGTTCTCGCTCATCGGGACGACCCGCGCTCGTGCGAAGCGAGAGGCGCTCCAGGAAGCAGACATCTACGACGCGGTGGACTATCGCCTGCACGCGATGCTCGTCGACGCCGTGTCGGCGACCTGCCCAGGCGCACGGCTCGTCTACCTCTCGTCCATGGGCGCGGATGCGTCGTCGCGAA
The Vulgatibacter incomptus DNA segment above includes these coding regions:
- a CDS encoding SDR family oxidoreductase is translated as MRTAFVAGATGYTGREVVRQLRQQGVRTIAHVRPGSRASGWADAFRRWGAEVAEVAWEPEALRGAIEVARPDAVFSLIGTTRARAKREALQEADIYDAVDYRLHAMLVDAVSATCPGARLVYLSSMGADASSRNPYLAARGRAERKLVESGLPWTIARPSFISGPDRDRPRRMERVSAVVADRLLGVAGIFGAAGLRERYRSIDNVALASALIAAALNPAFAGETLPGEALQRLAAGQA